The proteins below come from a single Miscanthus floridulus cultivar M001 chromosome 1, ASM1932011v1, whole genome shotgun sequence genomic window:
- the LOC136459150 gene encoding uncharacterized protein has translation MVEDFSLRLQTLISKLKSHGVTIDEEEAVSKYFHSMPAKYIQIALSIETMLNLFTLTIEDVTGHLRAVNERLEQATTTNDSGKLLLIEEEWAGQRNSGKAASSSRGGDVDDEDEATILLAMFCALHDVEAEERKEATTVEGPGKALKTINLNKPHVQIHLRHVGADQEQRWYLDSGANNHMMGSKSSFSELNDDVTGTVKFGDGSRVIIQGHDTIIFRCQNGKHHALTYYMWLQLLTSKDEAAAAIKKFKMRAEAKSGKKLRVLRTDRDQGVVRHHTTPYLPQQNGMVERRNQTMVGMA, from the exons atggtggaggacttctccctccgcctacagacgctcatcagcaagctgaagagccatggcgtcaccatcgacgaagaggaggcggtctccaagtacttCCACTCtatgccggcaaagtacatccagatcgctctctccatagagacgatgctgaacttgttcaccctcaccattgaagatgtgacaggccatctgcgggcggtgaacgagcgcctggagcaggcaaCAACAACGAATGACAGTGGCAAACTGCTGTTGatagaagaggagtgggctggtCAGAGGAACtctgggaaggcagcctcctccagccgcggtggcgatg ttgatgatgaggatgaggccactatcttgttggcgatgttctgtgcactgcacgacgttgaggccgaGGAAAGGAAAGAGGCGACGACGGttgaaggacctgggaaggccctgaagactatCAACCTCAACAAACCACACGTCCAAATCCACCTCAGACATGTGGGCGCCGACcaagagcagcggtggtatctggactctggtgccaacaaccacatgatgggctctaagtcatccttctccgagctcaacgatgatgttaccggtacggtgaagtttggtgatggctcacggGTGATAATCCAAGGgcacgacaccatcatctttaggtgccagaacgggAAGCACCACGCGCTAAC ttactacatgtggctgcaactcctaacgagcaaggatgaagcggcggcggcgatcaagaagttcaagatgcgtgcGGAGGCCAAGAgtggcaagaagctccgcgtgctgaggactgatcgag atcagggtgtggtgcgacaccacaccacgccgtacttaccacaacagaatggcatggtggagaggcggaaccaGACCATGGTCGGCATGGcctga